Proteins found in one Pelmatolapia mariae isolate MD_Pm_ZW linkage group LG7, Pm_UMD_F_2, whole genome shotgun sequence genomic segment:
- the LOC134631477 gene encoding genetic suppressor element 1-like isoform X1: MFGLKTPHFYLPGMNHESNKSPSLGMISTASRTTATVSPLSPLTNGNAVAQSANSGFAAALRKLAKQAEDPRGSALSGESSPVSSPATSHSSPVTTPKRGSLGPLLGQNRGRSVPSTPPVVTIAPTKTSNGLWRADGRQVEPSVQGLSRERVGAENPQPQQDKRTPPISSPHPLAHSFGLTPSSIMQDPRMQSISLPGQMHPVVPSGAVPEEYLRALRPFATSDDLRLSSLPLSLDPAAAAHAAVAAYYHPAYLHHPLSLPRMEESLCLSALRSQFYSVPAGGAFPPLHPSALHLHLPGGRYPADLNHTALSERLQMENELRQREREQEREREKEREREAGLEREREREREREEERERERELERQKERQRERQQQMVRAAEGHYLAELHARRAPPEDRARPGERLTPNRLVSPDKSKDSEHPGFSAPKPLQPSIHSSRGSVPYPVPSLLPSHLGKHHAGAVGGIHGALSASMMSQRASEEAWLTRQRAQGQDRERPLELGLRSPGKGVEPRRDGSRSTGSVYHNSGSKDVAACLGAPPPLISPKAPHQPPAPATTLWNPASLVDAPADSRRKLNAPTPPSRPPPGLTRAERPPAAWGERLEEGNRRMAKSPERFASLRGASLQECWNKSEQDRAIQSLYHRHHINNLHQRSFMPPSISSGACTDLGGRCQAASPPAVRERSHQVPDSMMVYDEVLQQHRRLLSKLDLEEKRRKEAKEGGYYYDLDESYDESDEEEVKAHLRRVTEQPPLKLDTSSEKVDFLRVCGLTTLTHRDDLLAQKRRKRRRMMKERSVSPPAVQGKKKACSPSTSSTPTTPLTTPYSAEQMDCTPELEKKKDFLLMFNLSHVSPQQRRDKERTEELLKAIQRKTVTLDTLRYNPLPLCRSPPVPSTGDSFSAPLPCPSNGHLYPDSPSPSPPYLSKHKHLHNDAHKPPVDSTVTRLPPPLAPHHEKAEFVETQSNRKRQGLQNGAGTGAAAAQKKEPGQVQNGRNRPLERFTPEAFAQHFHQAVLQSTHSTLQNKGLSNCVPEAGVKADPSQPHSVSQLKSSNLIHVSQRAHINGHHFPSSVANRDTLAPQENLSEDEEESDQEEDEEEEEEEDVPRKWQGIEAIFEAYQEYVDEWSIERQVLHSQCKRLEAQNYNLTRTAEQLSITMGELVTQRQKVREERERLQAQLEHFRRCLTLPNIHWGRGQVNGHTPR, encoded by the exons GTATGAACCATGAGTCCAATAAGTCACCATCATTAGGAATGATCTCCACGGCGAGTCGCACCACGGCTACAGTCAGTCCCCTCAGTCCACTAACCAATGGGAACGCAGTTGCCCAGTCTGCAAACTCTGGATTCGCTGCTGCCCTTCGTAAACTGGCCAAACAGGCAGAGGACCCCAGAG GTTCTGCCCTCAGCGGTGAATCGTCTCCCGTCTCTTCCCCGGCCACCAGCCACAGCTCGCCGGTTACCACCCCTAAGCGGGGCTCTTTAGGGCCCCTCCTGGGCCAGAACAGGGGCCGCAGTGTCCCCAGCACACCTCCAGTAGTCACCATTGCCCCCACAAAGACAAGCAACGGCCTGTGGAGGGCCGACGGAAGACAG GTGGAGCCGAGTGTTCAGGGTCTCAGCAGGGAGCGGGTGGGAGCTGAGAACCCCCAGCCACAGCAGGATAAGAGGACTCCTCCCATCTCTTCACCTCACCCCCTGGCTCACTCCTTTGGCCTCACACCAAGCAGCATCATGCAAGACCCCCGAATGCAGAGCATCAG TTTGCCTGGGCAGATGCACCCCGTAGTGCCCTCAGGTGCCGTTCCAGAGGAATACCTGAGAGCACTCCGGCCGTTCGCCACCTCAGATGACCTCCGTCTGAGCTCTCTGCCCCTGAGCCTCGACCCGGCCGCTGCAGCCCACGCCGCCGTCGCCGCTTACTATCATCCAGCCTACTTGCACCACCCTCTGTCCTTACCGAG GATGGAGGAGTCTCTGTGTCTTTCTGCACTGCGATCACAGTTCTACTCTGTGCCTGCAGGGGGTGCCTTCCCTCCACTGCACCCCTCTGCCCTCCACTTACACCTGCCTGGAGGCCGCTACCCTGCTGACCTAAACCATACAGCCTTATCTGAGAG GCTACAGATGGAGAACGAGCTCCgccagcgagagagagagcaagagcgtgaacgagagaaagagagagagcgagaggccGGGCTGGAACGAGAGcgggaaagagagagggagcgagaggaggagagggagcgTGAGAGAGAGCTGGAAAGACAGAAGGAGAGGCAGAGGGAGAGACAGCAGCAGATGGTCAGAGCGGCGGAGGGCCACTACCTGGCTGAGCTGCATGCTCGGAGGGCACCACCGGAGGACAGGGCCAGGCCAGGAGAAAGGCTGACCCCGAACAGACTGG TTTCTCCAGATAAATCCAAGGACTCCgaacacccaggtttttcagCACCTAAGCCTCTGCAGCCTAGCATTCACTCCTCCAGGGGCTCTGTGCCATACCCAGTGCCCAGCTTGTTGCCTTCTCACCTGGGGAAACATCATGCTGGTGCTGTTGGTGGGATCCATGGAGCTCTTTCCGCCAGCATGATGAGTCAGAGAGCCAGCGAGGAGGCGTGGTTAACACGACAGCGAGCACAGGGACAGGACAGGGAGCGTCCGTTAGAGCTTGGCCTCAGGTCACCGGGGAAAGGGGTGGAACCGAGGAGAGACGGCAGCCG CAGCACCGGTTCAGTCTATCACAACTCAGGCAGCAAAGATGTAGCAGCCTGCCTCGGCGCTCCACCGCCGCTAATCTCCCCAAAAGCTCCCCATCAACCTCCTGCCCCTGCCACTACACTGTGGAACCCAGCTTCTCTTGTTGACGCACCTGCAGACTCCCGCAGAAAACTAAACGCCCCAACGCCACCGAGTCGACCGCCACCGGGATTGACCAGAGCTGAGAGACCGCCTGCGGCATGGGGGGAGAGGCTGGAAGAGGGCAACAGGAGGATGGCAAAAAGCCCAGAAAGGTTCGCCTCACTCAGGGGAGCAAGTTTACAGGAGTGCTGGAACAAGAGTGAGCAGGACAGAGCCATCCAGAGCCTCTACCACCGGCATCATATCAATAACCTCCACCAGCGATCCTTTATGCCTCCGTCTATCTCCAGTGGAGCCTGCACTGACCTAGGGGGACGGTGCCAGGCTGCTTCTCCGCCAGCGGTAAGGGAGCGATCGCATCAGGTGCCTGACAGCATGATGGTGTACGATGAGGTTCTCCAGCAGCACCGCAGGCTGCTCAGCAAACTCGACCtggaagagaagaggaggaaagagGCCAAAGAAGGAG GTTATTACTATGACCTGGATGAGTCATATGATGAGAGCGATGAGGAGGAGGTGAAAGCTCATCTGAGAAGAGTGACAGAACAGCCCCCACTCAAGCTGGACACGTCTTCAGAG AAAGTGGATTTTCTGCGTGTGTGTGGTCTTACTACGCTGACCCATCGCGATGATCTTCTGGCtcagaagaggaggaagaggaggaggatgatgaaaGAGCGCAGCGTCTCTCCTCCGGCTGTGCAGGGCAAGAAAAAGGCCTGCTCACCTTCAACATCTTCAACACCCACAACTCCCTTAACTACTCCGTACTCTGCCGAGCAGATGGACTGCACCCCCGAactggagaagaaaaaagacttCCTCCTTATGTTCAACCTCTCGCACGTCAGCCCACAGCAGAGGAGAG ATAAAGAGAGAACAGAAGAGCTGCTGAAGGCCATTCAGAGGAAGACTGTGACGTTAGACACACTCAGATATAATCCTTTACCACTGTGCAGAAGTCCTCCGGTTCCCTCCACTG GTGACTCCTTCTCAGCACCTCTGCCGTGTCCGTCAAATGGACACCTGTACCCAGACTCTCCCAGCCCCTCCCCTCCCTATCTTAGCAAACATAAACACCTTCATAACGACGCGCACAAACCACCTGTAGACTCCACGGTGACTCGGCTCCCTCCTCCCTTGGCCCCACATCATGAAAAGGCTGAATTCGTGGAGACACAATCGAACAGGAAGCGCCAGGGCCTCCAGAACGGCGCTGGCACtggcgctgctgctgctcagaaAAAGGAGCCCGGTCAAGTGCAGAATGGGCGGAATCGACCCTTGGAGCGGTTCACCCCTGAGGCCTTCGCTCAGCACTTCCATCAGGCTGTGCTGCAGTCCACACACAGCACACTGCAGAACAAAG GACTCTCAAACTGCGTCCCAGAGGCCGGTGTGAAGGCCGATCCCTCGCAGCCTCACAGCGTCTCTCAGCTGAAAAGTTCAAATCTCATCCATGTCTCTCAGCGTGCACATATCAATGGCCATCACTTCCCTTCTTCTGTAGCCAACCGGGACACTCTAGCCCCACAGGAGAACCTGTCTGAGGATGAGGAAGAGTCCGATCAGGAAGAGgacgaagaggaggaggaggaggaggatgttcCAAGGAAGTGGCAGGGCATTGAAGCTATTTTTGAGGCCTACCAGGAGTATGTGGACG
- the LOC134631477 gene encoding genetic suppressor element 1-like isoform X3, giving the protein MNHESNKSPSLGMISTASRTTATVSPLSPLTNGNAVAQSANSGFAAALRKLAKQAEDPRGSALSGESSPVSSPATSHSSPVTTPKRGSLGPLLGQNRGRSVPSTPPVVTIAPTKTSNGLWRADGRQVEPSVQGLSRERVGAENPQPQQDKRTPPISSPHPLAHSFGLTPSSIMQDPRMQSISLPGQMHPVVPSGAVPEEYLRALRPFATSDDLRLSSLPLSLDPAAAAHAAVAAYYHPAYLHHPLSLPRMEESLCLSALRSQFYSVPAGGAFPPLHPSALHLHLPGGRYPADLNHTALSERLQMENELRQREREQEREREKEREREAGLEREREREREREEERERERELERQKERQRERQQQMVRAAEGHYLAELHARRAPPEDRARPGERLTPNRLVSPDKSKDSEHPGFSAPKPLQPSIHSSRGSVPYPVPSLLPSHLGKHHAGAVGGIHGALSASMMSQRASEEAWLTRQRAQGQDRERPLELGLRSPGKGVEPRRDGSRSTGSVYHNSGSKDVAACLGAPPPLISPKAPHQPPAPATTLWNPASLVDAPADSRRKLNAPTPPSRPPPGLTRAERPPAAWGERLEEGNRRMAKSPERFASLRGASLQECWNKSEQDRAIQSLYHRHHINNLHQRSFMPPSISSGACTDLGGRCQAASPPAVRERSHQVPDSMMVYDEVLQQHRRLLSKLDLEEKRRKEAKEGGYYYDLDESYDESDEEEVKAHLRRVTEQPPLKLDTSSEKVDFLRVCGLTTLTHRDDLLAQKRRKRRRMMKERSVSPPAVQGKKKACSPSTSSTPTTPLTTPYSAEQMDCTPELEKKKDFLLMFNLSHVSPQQRRDKERTEELLKAIQRKTVTLDTLRYNPLPLCRSPPVPSTGDSFSAPLPCPSNGHLYPDSPSPSPPYLSKHKHLHNDAHKPPVDSTVTRLPPPLAPHHEKAEFVETQSNRKRQGLQNGAGTGAAAAQKKEPGQVQNGRNRPLERFTPEAFAQHFHQAVLQSTHSTLQNKGLSNCVPEAGVKADPSQPHSVSQLKSSNLIHVSQRAHINGHHFPSSVANRDTLAPQENLSEDEEESDQEEDEEEEEEEDVPRKWQGIEAIFEAYQEYVDEWSIERQVLHSQCKRLEAQNYNLTRTAEQLSITMGELVTQRQKVREERERLQAQLEHFRRCLTLPNIHWGRGQVNGHTPR; this is encoded by the exons ATGAACCATGAGTCCAATAAGTCACCATCATTAGGAATGATCTCCACGGCGAGTCGCACCACGGCTACAGTCAGTCCCCTCAGTCCACTAACCAATGGGAACGCAGTTGCCCAGTCTGCAAACTCTGGATTCGCTGCTGCCCTTCGTAAACTGGCCAAACAGGCAGAGGACCCCAGAG GTTCTGCCCTCAGCGGTGAATCGTCTCCCGTCTCTTCCCCGGCCACCAGCCACAGCTCGCCGGTTACCACCCCTAAGCGGGGCTCTTTAGGGCCCCTCCTGGGCCAGAACAGGGGCCGCAGTGTCCCCAGCACACCTCCAGTAGTCACCATTGCCCCCACAAAGACAAGCAACGGCCTGTGGAGGGCCGACGGAAGACAG GTGGAGCCGAGTGTTCAGGGTCTCAGCAGGGAGCGGGTGGGAGCTGAGAACCCCCAGCCACAGCAGGATAAGAGGACTCCTCCCATCTCTTCACCTCACCCCCTGGCTCACTCCTTTGGCCTCACACCAAGCAGCATCATGCAAGACCCCCGAATGCAGAGCATCAG TTTGCCTGGGCAGATGCACCCCGTAGTGCCCTCAGGTGCCGTTCCAGAGGAATACCTGAGAGCACTCCGGCCGTTCGCCACCTCAGATGACCTCCGTCTGAGCTCTCTGCCCCTGAGCCTCGACCCGGCCGCTGCAGCCCACGCCGCCGTCGCCGCTTACTATCATCCAGCCTACTTGCACCACCCTCTGTCCTTACCGAG GATGGAGGAGTCTCTGTGTCTTTCTGCACTGCGATCACAGTTCTACTCTGTGCCTGCAGGGGGTGCCTTCCCTCCACTGCACCCCTCTGCCCTCCACTTACACCTGCCTGGAGGCCGCTACCCTGCTGACCTAAACCATACAGCCTTATCTGAGAG GCTACAGATGGAGAACGAGCTCCgccagcgagagagagagcaagagcgtgaacgagagaaagagagagagcgagaggccGGGCTGGAACGAGAGcgggaaagagagagggagcgagaggaggagagggagcgTGAGAGAGAGCTGGAAAGACAGAAGGAGAGGCAGAGGGAGAGACAGCAGCAGATGGTCAGAGCGGCGGAGGGCCACTACCTGGCTGAGCTGCATGCTCGGAGGGCACCACCGGAGGACAGGGCCAGGCCAGGAGAAAGGCTGACCCCGAACAGACTGG TTTCTCCAGATAAATCCAAGGACTCCgaacacccaggtttttcagCACCTAAGCCTCTGCAGCCTAGCATTCACTCCTCCAGGGGCTCTGTGCCATACCCAGTGCCCAGCTTGTTGCCTTCTCACCTGGGGAAACATCATGCTGGTGCTGTTGGTGGGATCCATGGAGCTCTTTCCGCCAGCATGATGAGTCAGAGAGCCAGCGAGGAGGCGTGGTTAACACGACAGCGAGCACAGGGACAGGACAGGGAGCGTCCGTTAGAGCTTGGCCTCAGGTCACCGGGGAAAGGGGTGGAACCGAGGAGAGACGGCAGCCG CAGCACCGGTTCAGTCTATCACAACTCAGGCAGCAAAGATGTAGCAGCCTGCCTCGGCGCTCCACCGCCGCTAATCTCCCCAAAAGCTCCCCATCAACCTCCTGCCCCTGCCACTACACTGTGGAACCCAGCTTCTCTTGTTGACGCACCTGCAGACTCCCGCAGAAAACTAAACGCCCCAACGCCACCGAGTCGACCGCCACCGGGATTGACCAGAGCTGAGAGACCGCCTGCGGCATGGGGGGAGAGGCTGGAAGAGGGCAACAGGAGGATGGCAAAAAGCCCAGAAAGGTTCGCCTCACTCAGGGGAGCAAGTTTACAGGAGTGCTGGAACAAGAGTGAGCAGGACAGAGCCATCCAGAGCCTCTACCACCGGCATCATATCAATAACCTCCACCAGCGATCCTTTATGCCTCCGTCTATCTCCAGTGGAGCCTGCACTGACCTAGGGGGACGGTGCCAGGCTGCTTCTCCGCCAGCGGTAAGGGAGCGATCGCATCAGGTGCCTGACAGCATGATGGTGTACGATGAGGTTCTCCAGCAGCACCGCAGGCTGCTCAGCAAACTCGACCtggaagagaagaggaggaaagagGCCAAAGAAGGAG GTTATTACTATGACCTGGATGAGTCATATGATGAGAGCGATGAGGAGGAGGTGAAAGCTCATCTGAGAAGAGTGACAGAACAGCCCCCACTCAAGCTGGACACGTCTTCAGAG AAAGTGGATTTTCTGCGTGTGTGTGGTCTTACTACGCTGACCCATCGCGATGATCTTCTGGCtcagaagaggaggaagaggaggaggatgatgaaaGAGCGCAGCGTCTCTCCTCCGGCTGTGCAGGGCAAGAAAAAGGCCTGCTCACCTTCAACATCTTCAACACCCACAACTCCCTTAACTACTCCGTACTCTGCCGAGCAGATGGACTGCACCCCCGAactggagaagaaaaaagacttCCTCCTTATGTTCAACCTCTCGCACGTCAGCCCACAGCAGAGGAGAG ATAAAGAGAGAACAGAAGAGCTGCTGAAGGCCATTCAGAGGAAGACTGTGACGTTAGACACACTCAGATATAATCCTTTACCACTGTGCAGAAGTCCTCCGGTTCCCTCCACTG GTGACTCCTTCTCAGCACCTCTGCCGTGTCCGTCAAATGGACACCTGTACCCAGACTCTCCCAGCCCCTCCCCTCCCTATCTTAGCAAACATAAACACCTTCATAACGACGCGCACAAACCACCTGTAGACTCCACGGTGACTCGGCTCCCTCCTCCCTTGGCCCCACATCATGAAAAGGCTGAATTCGTGGAGACACAATCGAACAGGAAGCGCCAGGGCCTCCAGAACGGCGCTGGCACtggcgctgctgctgctcagaaAAAGGAGCCCGGTCAAGTGCAGAATGGGCGGAATCGACCCTTGGAGCGGTTCACCCCTGAGGCCTTCGCTCAGCACTTCCATCAGGCTGTGCTGCAGTCCACACACAGCACACTGCAGAACAAAG GACTCTCAAACTGCGTCCCAGAGGCCGGTGTGAAGGCCGATCCCTCGCAGCCTCACAGCGTCTCTCAGCTGAAAAGTTCAAATCTCATCCATGTCTCTCAGCGTGCACATATCAATGGCCATCACTTCCCTTCTTCTGTAGCCAACCGGGACACTCTAGCCCCACAGGAGAACCTGTCTGAGGATGAGGAAGAGTCCGATCAGGAAGAGgacgaagaggaggaggaggaggaggatgttcCAAGGAAGTGGCAGGGCATTGAAGCTATTTTTGAGGCCTACCAGGAGTATGTGGACG
- the LOC134631477 gene encoding genetic suppressor element 1-like isoform X2, protein MFGLKTPHFYLPGMNHESNKSPSLGMISTASRTTATVSPLSPLTNGNAVAQSANSGFAAALRKLAKQAEDPRGSALSGESSPVSSPATSHSSPVTTPKRGSLGPLLGQNRGRSVPSTPPVVTIAPTKTSNGLWRADGRQVEPSVQGLSRERVGAENPQPQQDKRTPPISSPHPLAHSFGLTPSSIMQDPRMQSISLPGQMHPVVPSGAVPEEYLRALRPFATSDDLRLSSLPLSLDPAAAAHAAVAAYYHPAYLHHPLSLPRMEESLCLSALRSQFYSVPAGGAFPPLHPSALHLHLPGGRYPADLNHTALSERLQMENELRQREREQEREREKEREREAGLEREREREREREEERERERELERQKERQRERQQQMVRAAEGHYLAELHARRAPPEDRARPGERLTPNRLVSPDKSKDSEHPGFSAPKPLQPSIHSSRGSVPYPVPSLLPSHLGKHHAGAVGGIHGALSASMMSQRASEEAWLTRQRAQGQDRERPLELGLRSPGKGVEPRRDGSRTGSVYHNSGSKDVAACLGAPPPLISPKAPHQPPAPATTLWNPASLVDAPADSRRKLNAPTPPSRPPPGLTRAERPPAAWGERLEEGNRRMAKSPERFASLRGASLQECWNKSEQDRAIQSLYHRHHINNLHQRSFMPPSISSGACTDLGGRCQAASPPAVRERSHQVPDSMMVYDEVLQQHRRLLSKLDLEEKRRKEAKEGGYYYDLDESYDESDEEEVKAHLRRVTEQPPLKLDTSSEKVDFLRVCGLTTLTHRDDLLAQKRRKRRRMMKERSVSPPAVQGKKKACSPSTSSTPTTPLTTPYSAEQMDCTPELEKKKDFLLMFNLSHVSPQQRRDKERTEELLKAIQRKTVTLDTLRYNPLPLCRSPPVPSTGDSFSAPLPCPSNGHLYPDSPSPSPPYLSKHKHLHNDAHKPPVDSTVTRLPPPLAPHHEKAEFVETQSNRKRQGLQNGAGTGAAAAQKKEPGQVQNGRNRPLERFTPEAFAQHFHQAVLQSTHSTLQNKGLSNCVPEAGVKADPSQPHSVSQLKSSNLIHVSQRAHINGHHFPSSVANRDTLAPQENLSEDEEESDQEEDEEEEEEEDVPRKWQGIEAIFEAYQEYVDEWSIERQVLHSQCKRLEAQNYNLTRTAEQLSITMGELVTQRQKVREERERLQAQLEHFRRCLTLPNIHWGRGQVNGHTPR, encoded by the exons GTATGAACCATGAGTCCAATAAGTCACCATCATTAGGAATGATCTCCACGGCGAGTCGCACCACGGCTACAGTCAGTCCCCTCAGTCCACTAACCAATGGGAACGCAGTTGCCCAGTCTGCAAACTCTGGATTCGCTGCTGCCCTTCGTAAACTGGCCAAACAGGCAGAGGACCCCAGAG GTTCTGCCCTCAGCGGTGAATCGTCTCCCGTCTCTTCCCCGGCCACCAGCCACAGCTCGCCGGTTACCACCCCTAAGCGGGGCTCTTTAGGGCCCCTCCTGGGCCAGAACAGGGGCCGCAGTGTCCCCAGCACACCTCCAGTAGTCACCATTGCCCCCACAAAGACAAGCAACGGCCTGTGGAGGGCCGACGGAAGACAG GTGGAGCCGAGTGTTCAGGGTCTCAGCAGGGAGCGGGTGGGAGCTGAGAACCCCCAGCCACAGCAGGATAAGAGGACTCCTCCCATCTCTTCACCTCACCCCCTGGCTCACTCCTTTGGCCTCACACCAAGCAGCATCATGCAAGACCCCCGAATGCAGAGCATCAG TTTGCCTGGGCAGATGCACCCCGTAGTGCCCTCAGGTGCCGTTCCAGAGGAATACCTGAGAGCACTCCGGCCGTTCGCCACCTCAGATGACCTCCGTCTGAGCTCTCTGCCCCTGAGCCTCGACCCGGCCGCTGCAGCCCACGCCGCCGTCGCCGCTTACTATCATCCAGCCTACTTGCACCACCCTCTGTCCTTACCGAG GATGGAGGAGTCTCTGTGTCTTTCTGCACTGCGATCACAGTTCTACTCTGTGCCTGCAGGGGGTGCCTTCCCTCCACTGCACCCCTCTGCCCTCCACTTACACCTGCCTGGAGGCCGCTACCCTGCTGACCTAAACCATACAGCCTTATCTGAGAG GCTACAGATGGAGAACGAGCTCCgccagcgagagagagagcaagagcgtgaacgagagaaagagagagagcgagaggccGGGCTGGAACGAGAGcgggaaagagagagggagcgagaggaggagagggagcgTGAGAGAGAGCTGGAAAGACAGAAGGAGAGGCAGAGGGAGAGACAGCAGCAGATGGTCAGAGCGGCGGAGGGCCACTACCTGGCTGAGCTGCATGCTCGGAGGGCACCACCGGAGGACAGGGCCAGGCCAGGAGAAAGGCTGACCCCGAACAGACTGG TTTCTCCAGATAAATCCAAGGACTCCgaacacccaggtttttcagCACCTAAGCCTCTGCAGCCTAGCATTCACTCCTCCAGGGGCTCTGTGCCATACCCAGTGCCCAGCTTGTTGCCTTCTCACCTGGGGAAACATCATGCTGGTGCTGTTGGTGGGATCCATGGAGCTCTTTCCGCCAGCATGATGAGTCAGAGAGCCAGCGAGGAGGCGTGGTTAACACGACAGCGAGCACAGGGACAGGACAGGGAGCGTCCGTTAGAGCTTGGCCTCAGGTCACCGGGGAAAGGGGTGGAACCGAGGAGAGACGGCAGCCG CACCGGTTCAGTCTATCACAACTCAGGCAGCAAAGATGTAGCAGCCTGCCTCGGCGCTCCACCGCCGCTAATCTCCCCAAAAGCTCCCCATCAACCTCCTGCCCCTGCCACTACACTGTGGAACCCAGCTTCTCTTGTTGACGCACCTGCAGACTCCCGCAGAAAACTAAACGCCCCAACGCCACCGAGTCGACCGCCACCGGGATTGACCAGAGCTGAGAGACCGCCTGCGGCATGGGGGGAGAGGCTGGAAGAGGGCAACAGGAGGATGGCAAAAAGCCCAGAAAGGTTCGCCTCACTCAGGGGAGCAAGTTTACAGGAGTGCTGGAACAAGAGTGAGCAGGACAGAGCCATCCAGAGCCTCTACCACCGGCATCATATCAATAACCTCCACCAGCGATCCTTTATGCCTCCGTCTATCTCCAGTGGAGCCTGCACTGACCTAGGGGGACGGTGCCAGGCTGCTTCTCCGCCAGCGGTAAGGGAGCGATCGCATCAGGTGCCTGACAGCATGATGGTGTACGATGAGGTTCTCCAGCAGCACCGCAGGCTGCTCAGCAAACTCGACCtggaagagaagaggaggaaagagGCCAAAGAAGGAG GTTATTACTATGACCTGGATGAGTCATATGATGAGAGCGATGAGGAGGAGGTGAAAGCTCATCTGAGAAGAGTGACAGAACAGCCCCCACTCAAGCTGGACACGTCTTCAGAG AAAGTGGATTTTCTGCGTGTGTGTGGTCTTACTACGCTGACCCATCGCGATGATCTTCTGGCtcagaagaggaggaagaggaggaggatgatgaaaGAGCGCAGCGTCTCTCCTCCGGCTGTGCAGGGCAAGAAAAAGGCCTGCTCACCTTCAACATCTTCAACACCCACAACTCCCTTAACTACTCCGTACTCTGCCGAGCAGATGGACTGCACCCCCGAactggagaagaaaaaagacttCCTCCTTATGTTCAACCTCTCGCACGTCAGCCCACAGCAGAGGAGAG ATAAAGAGAGAACAGAAGAGCTGCTGAAGGCCATTCAGAGGAAGACTGTGACGTTAGACACACTCAGATATAATCCTTTACCACTGTGCAGAAGTCCTCCGGTTCCCTCCACTG GTGACTCCTTCTCAGCACCTCTGCCGTGTCCGTCAAATGGACACCTGTACCCAGACTCTCCCAGCCCCTCCCCTCCCTATCTTAGCAAACATAAACACCTTCATAACGACGCGCACAAACCACCTGTAGACTCCACGGTGACTCGGCTCCCTCCTCCCTTGGCCCCACATCATGAAAAGGCTGAATTCGTGGAGACACAATCGAACAGGAAGCGCCAGGGCCTCCAGAACGGCGCTGGCACtggcgctgctgctgctcagaaAAAGGAGCCCGGTCAAGTGCAGAATGGGCGGAATCGACCCTTGGAGCGGTTCACCCCTGAGGCCTTCGCTCAGCACTTCCATCAGGCTGTGCTGCAGTCCACACACAGCACACTGCAGAACAAAG GACTCTCAAACTGCGTCCCAGAGGCCGGTGTGAAGGCCGATCCCTCGCAGCCTCACAGCGTCTCTCAGCTGAAAAGTTCAAATCTCATCCATGTCTCTCAGCGTGCACATATCAATGGCCATCACTTCCCTTCTTCTGTAGCCAACCGGGACACTCTAGCCCCACAGGAGAACCTGTCTGAGGATGAGGAAGAGTCCGATCAGGAAGAGgacgaagaggaggaggaggaggaggatgttcCAAGGAAGTGGCAGGGCATTGAAGCTATTTTTGAGGCCTACCAGGAGTATGTGGACG